In the genome of Tsukamurella tyrosinosolvens, one region contains:
- a CDS encoding TerD family protein: MGVSLSKGGNVSLTKEAPGLTAVAVGLGWDARSTTGVDFDLDASALAVDTAKRVLDDQHFVFYNNLRSPDGSIEHTGDNLTGEGDGDDEVINVNLAGVPPQIDAVVFPVSIHEADNRGQSFGQVRNAYIRVVNQANGQEIARYDLSEDASTETAMVFGELYRHGTEWKFRAIGQGYASGLAGIARDFGVNI; this comes from the coding sequence ATGGGAGTCAGCCTCAGCAAGGGTGGAAACGTCTCGCTCACGAAGGAGGCCCCCGGCCTGACGGCGGTCGCCGTCGGCCTCGGCTGGGACGCCCGCAGCACGACCGGCGTCGACTTCGACCTGGACGCCAGCGCGCTCGCCGTGGACACCGCCAAGCGAGTGCTCGACGATCAGCACTTCGTCTTCTACAACAACCTCCGCTCGCCCGACGGCTCGATCGAGCACACCGGCGACAACCTCACGGGTGAGGGCGACGGCGACGACGAGGTCATCAACGTCAACCTCGCCGGCGTGCCGCCGCAGATCGACGCCGTGGTCTTCCCCGTCTCGATCCACGAGGCCGACAACCGCGGCCAGTCCTTCGGCCAGGTCCGCAACGCCTACATCCGCGTCGTGAACCAGGCCAACGGCCAGGAGATCGCCCGCTACGACCTGTCCGAGGACGCCTCCACCGAGACCGCCATGGTCTTCGGCGAGCTGTACCGGCACGGCACCGAGTGGAAGTTCCGCGCCATCGGCCAGGGCTACGCCTCGGGCCTCGCGGGAATCGCCCGCGACTTCGGCGTGAACATCTGA
- a CDS encoding DUF5318 family protein, protein MRTQRQTVDYALQRRSLLASVNAGRTAVKAVCDADPYLLRAAKFHGRPSEVLCPICRKEQLTLVSWVFGESLGDASGSARTDAELSEMESTRVEFSVHVVEVCRSCNWNHLVQSYVAGLPPRPRRKRRAAPG, encoded by the coding sequence GTGCGGACGCAGAGGCAAACGGTGGACTACGCGCTGCAGCGGCGATCGCTGCTCGCGTCGGTCAACGCCGGGCGCACGGCCGTGAAGGCGGTGTGCGACGCCGACCCGTACCTGCTGCGGGCGGCCAAGTTCCACGGCCGGCCGTCCGAGGTGCTCTGCCCGATCTGCCGCAAGGAGCAGCTGACACTGGTGTCCTGGGTGTTCGGTGAGTCCCTCGGCGACGCCTCGGGTTCGGCCCGGACGGACGCCGAGCTCAGCGAGATGGAATCCACACGGGTGGAGTTCTCCGTGCATGTCGTGGAAGTGTGCAGGTCGTGCAACTGGAATCATCTGGTGCAGTCGTACGTGGCGGGCCTCCCGCCGCGACCACGGCGCAAGCGCCGCGCGGCCCCAGGCTGA
- a CDS encoding AIM24 family protein has product MQLVSKTKRVVEAHLNNSSIRAVSGSMIAYEGQVSFKSAGFGGGDGVVAGLKRRATGEGLSLMECAGTGVVYLAQDAATVTVVDLNGETLQVESEQLLALTPQLSTNVTFAGVRGGASGQGLFTTTVTGHGQVALLSLGGPLIHLEVSPQYPLVVDPDAFVCARGQLSQSFVTDVSWRSVMGQGGGEAFSLRWDGSGVVSIQPAER; this is encoded by the coding sequence ATGCAGCTCGTGTCGAAGACCAAACGTGTCGTCGAGGCGCACCTGAACAACAGCTCGATCCGCGCCGTGAGCGGCTCGATGATCGCCTACGAGGGACAGGTCAGCTTCAAATCCGCCGGGTTCGGCGGGGGCGACGGCGTCGTGGCCGGTCTCAAGCGCCGCGCCACCGGCGAGGGCCTGTCGCTCATGGAGTGCGCCGGCACGGGGGTGGTGTACCTGGCGCAGGACGCGGCCACCGTCACCGTCGTCGACCTCAACGGCGAGACGCTGCAGGTCGAGTCCGAGCAGCTGCTCGCGCTCACGCCGCAGCTGTCGACCAACGTGACCTTCGCCGGCGTGCGCGGCGGGGCGTCCGGGCAGGGCCTGTTCACCACGACGGTGACGGGGCACGGCCAGGTCGCGCTGCTCTCGCTCGGCGGGCCCCTGATCCACCTCGAGGTCTCGCCGCAGTACCCGCTGGTCGTGGACCCCGACGCCTTCGTGTGCGCGCGGGGGCAGCTGTCCCAGTCGTTCGTGACCGACGTGTCCTGGCGGTCCGTCATGGGCCAGGGCGGCGGCGAGGCCTTCTCCCTGCGCTGGGACGGCTCCGGCGTGGTCTCCATCCAGCCGGCGGAGAGGTAG
- a CDS encoding TerD family protein has translation MTSLARGQNAALSQTSLTVSITGVAPGSVDLFALQVTDDGRVRSDADLVFFNSPTSPEGAVRLTGPDTLALDLTAVPAAISTVRLAVALDDKVPGSLASIPGLSARIGADDCPATGLTTERAAVLAEVYRRNGAWKVRNVSAGWDRGLVALLTEHGVTVDGPPPAAAPAPPAAPAAPTAPSYPPAQPAYQPPPAPPSYQQPPAQQPPAYQPPPAPSYPPAQPAYQPPPAPAPAAPRVNLSKITLTKSAPTVSLAKSSERPTGTMRVNLNWTQGKKGLFGGGNAVDLDLACFYELRNGDRGGVQALGNAFGSIDRPPFIQLDADDRSGRSQGGENLHINLAHLDDFVRILIFAYIYEGTPNWASANGVVTLFPPGGPEVEVHLDNPDRRAISCAIAQLHVVNGELTVTREVQYIHGSQRAVAEAYHWGLNFTPGRK, from the coding sequence GTGACGTCACTCGCGCGCGGTCAGAACGCGGCCCTGTCCCAGACCTCCCTCACGGTCTCCATCACCGGCGTGGCACCGGGATCGGTCGACCTGTTCGCCCTCCAGGTGACCGACGACGGCCGGGTCCGCAGCGACGCCGACCTGGTCTTCTTCAACAGCCCCACCTCGCCCGAGGGCGCCGTGCGGCTCACCGGACCCGACACCCTCGCCCTCGACCTCACCGCGGTGCCGGCGGCGATCAGCACCGTCCGGCTCGCCGTCGCGCTCGACGACAAGGTCCCCGGCTCCCTCGCCTCGATCCCCGGGCTCAGCGCCCGGATCGGCGCCGACGACTGCCCCGCCACCGGCCTGACCACCGAGCGGGCCGCGGTGCTCGCCGAGGTGTACCGGCGCAACGGGGCGTGGAAGGTGCGCAACGTCAGCGCCGGCTGGGACCGGGGGCTCGTCGCCCTGCTCACCGAGCACGGCGTCACCGTCGACGGTCCGCCGCCCGCCGCCGCCCCAGCGCCCCCGGCGGCCCCGGCCGCGCCCACGGCACCGTCCTACCCGCCGGCGCAGCCCGCCTACCAGCCGCCGCCTGCCCCGCCGAGCTACCAGCAGCCGCCCGCGCAGCAGCCCCCGGCGTATCAGCCGCCGCCGGCACCGTCGTACCCGCCGGCCCAGCCCGCCTACCAGCCGCCGCCCGCCCCGGCGCCGGCCGCGCCGCGGGTGAACCTCTCCAAGATCACGCTGACCAAGTCGGCGCCCACGGTCTCGCTGGCGAAGTCCTCGGAGCGGCCGACCGGCACCATGCGCGTGAACCTGAACTGGACGCAGGGGAAGAAGGGCCTGTTCGGCGGCGGCAACGCCGTCGACCTCGACCTGGCCTGCTTCTACGAGCTCCGCAACGGCGACCGGGGCGGCGTGCAGGCCCTGGGCAACGCCTTCGGCAGCATCGACCGGCCGCCGTTCATCCAGCTCGACGCCGACGACCGCTCCGGCCGCTCGCAGGGCGGCGAGAACCTGCACATCAACCTGGCCCACCTCGACGACTTCGTGCGGATCCTGATCTTCGCCTACATCTACGAGGGCACCCCGAACTGGGCGTCCGCGAACGGCGTCGTCACGCTGTTCCCGCCCGGCGGGCCCGAGGTGGAGGTCCACCTCGACAACCCCGACCGGCGCGCCATCTCCTGCGCCATCGCGCAGCTGCACGTGGTGAACGGCGAGCTCACCGTGACCCGCGAGGTGCAGTACATCCACGGCTCGCAGCGCGCCGTCGCCGAGGCCTACCACTGGGGACTGAACTTCACGCCGGGGAGGAAATGA
- a CDS encoding transglycosylase domain-containing protein, protein MTNPGGKDERNGAAGGPPRPGGPTPPVPPRPATPQAAPTTQFPVVPPSGANPSAPTPPPAPGAGRAPSSQAPSAPAPSDPGAPRTAYQPLSGRPVDGAELEAEADRGSAPRPAAPAEPAEQPVVIRKAAAAAPAPGGDGPGGDGPGGDGPGGDGPGGGDGDGPDEPDDGDHDSEKKGLRALVSGSLFRRVVTGGVAAVALIMVIALLAFLVGYWRTDVPQPGEIQTNQVATIVMKDGNTPIARVVPPEGNREILPAQDIPDVMKNAIMAAEDREFATNPGFSLKGFARAVWKRIPGVAGDGEDAGGGSTITQQYVKNALVGDESSLTRKWKELIISTKMSNSWSKDDIMAAYLNTIYFGRGAYGLQAASKAYFNVNAKDLKVEQAALLAGLVRGPSLYEPTTHLADATGRWNYVLDGMVDMKTLDPAQRAKLVFPKTVAPGRGASDDLSAGPNGLIKTQVLRELKDAGIDESTLSTQGLKITTTIDQQAQSAAVKAAANMAENQPKDLRTAIVSVDPKTGGVLAYYGGSDGNGYDRVQAGLQTGSSFKVFALVAGLEQGIGLSRVYSSSPFKAQGVTVNNSDGESCGSCNLATAMKMSLNTVYYRLMMDLNNQAQDVADAAHKAGVAESFGDIKKTLAQSDGSGVEGGVVLGQYQSRPIDMASAYATLAAEGIYRAPHLISKVTTADGRTLLDRQNDPGERRFSKDVANNVTAALQPIASYSNGNGLAGGRASAAKTGTAQYQDTGQNKDAWMVGYTPSISTAVWVGNDKGGPITNGWGGPIYGSGVPSTVWKQTMDGALADTDYESFPTPGMIGGQAGVPVETRTRTSSTGTGSASASAGESGSATRTVPGLPGVPMPTFPWDPTTTQPGGQTYPGQPTTRPRPGGNGTVPGNGGRTVAPRVTNPVP, encoded by the coding sequence GTGACGAACCCGGGTGGCAAGGACGAGCGGAACGGGGCGGCCGGAGGGCCGCCGCGGCCCGGAGGCCCCACCCCGCCGGTTCCGCCGCGACCCGCGACGCCGCAGGCGGCGCCCACCACGCAGTTCCCGGTGGTCCCGCCGAGCGGCGCGAACCCCTCGGCGCCCACTCCGCCGCCTGCCCCCGGCGCCGGCCGCGCACCGTCGAGCCAGGCACCGTCGGCTCCGGCACCGTCGGACCCGGGTGCGCCGCGCACGGCCTACCAGCCCCTCTCGGGCCGCCCCGTCGACGGTGCCGAGCTCGAGGCCGAGGCGGATCGCGGCAGCGCTCCCCGCCCGGCAGCACCGGCAGAGCCGGCCGAGCAGCCCGTCGTGATCCGCAAGGCGGCCGCCGCCGCACCCGCCCCCGGCGGTGACGGTCCCGGTGGGGACGGACCGGGCGGCGACGGTCCCGGTGGCGACGGACCGGGCGGCGGCGACGGTGACGGCCCCGACGAGCCGGACGACGGCGACCATGATTCCGAGAAGAAGGGCCTGCGAGCGCTCGTGAGCGGTTCACTGTTCCGACGTGTCGTGACCGGCGGCGTGGCCGCGGTCGCGCTGATCATGGTGATCGCGCTGCTCGCCTTCCTCGTCGGCTACTGGCGCACCGACGTGCCGCAGCCGGGCGAGATCCAGACGAACCAGGTCGCGACCATCGTCATGAAGGACGGCAACACGCCCATCGCGCGCGTCGTGCCGCCCGAGGGCAACCGCGAGATCCTGCCCGCGCAGGACATCCCCGACGTCATGAAGAACGCCATCATGGCCGCCGAGGACCGGGAGTTCGCCACGAACCCGGGCTTCTCGCTCAAGGGCTTCGCGCGCGCCGTGTGGAAGCGCATCCCCGGCGTCGCCGGCGACGGCGAGGACGCCGGTGGCGGCTCGACGATCACGCAGCAGTACGTGAAGAACGCGCTGGTCGGCGACGAATCGTCGCTGACGCGCAAGTGGAAAGAGCTCATCATCTCCACCAAGATGTCCAACTCCTGGTCCAAGGACGACATCATGGCGGCGTACCTGAACACCATCTACTTCGGCCGCGGGGCGTACGGCCTCCAGGCCGCGTCGAAGGCGTACTTCAACGTCAACGCGAAGGACCTCAAGGTGGAGCAGGCCGCGCTCCTCGCCGGCCTGGTCCGCGGACCGTCGCTGTACGAGCCCACGACGCACCTCGCCGACGCCACGGGCCGGTGGAACTACGTGCTCGACGGCATGGTCGACATGAAGACGCTCGACCCCGCGCAGCGCGCCAAGCTGGTGTTCCCGAAGACCGTCGCGCCGGGCCGCGGCGCCAGCGACGACCTGTCGGCGGGCCCCAACGGCCTGATCAAGACGCAGGTGCTGCGCGAGCTCAAGGACGCCGGCATCGACGAGTCGACGCTGAGCACGCAGGGCCTGAAGATCACCACCACGATCGACCAGCAGGCGCAGTCCGCGGCCGTGAAGGCCGCCGCGAACATGGCCGAGAACCAGCCGAAGGACCTGCGCACGGCGATCGTCTCCGTCGATCCCAAGACCGGCGGTGTGCTCGCGTACTACGGCGGCAGCGACGGCAACGGCTACGACCGCGTCCAGGCCGGCCTGCAGACCGGCTCGTCGTTCAAGGTCTTCGCGCTGGTCGCCGGCCTCGAGCAGGGCATCGGCCTCTCCCGCGTCTACTCCTCCTCGCCGTTCAAGGCGCAGGGCGTCACGGTCAACAACTCCGACGGTGAGTCCTGCGGCAGCTGCAACCTGGCGACGGCGATGAAGATGTCGCTGAACACCGTCTACTACCGCCTCATGATGGACCTGAACAACCAGGCCCAGGATGTCGCCGACGCGGCGCACAAGGCGGGCGTCGCCGAGAGCTTCGGCGACATCAAGAAGACCCTGGCGCAGTCAGACGGCAGCGGCGTCGAAGGCGGCGTCGTCCTCGGCCAGTACCAGAGCCGGCCCATCGACATGGCCTCCGCGTACGCCACCCTGGCCGCCGAGGGCATCTACCGGGCGCCGCACCTGATCAGCAAGGTCACCACCGCCGACGGCCGCACGCTGCTCGACCGCCAGAACGACCCGGGCGAGCGCCGCTTCAGCAAGGACGTCGCCAACAACGTGACCGCCGCGCTGCAGCCCATCGCGTCGTACTCCAACGGCAACGGTCTCGCGGGCGGCCGCGCCTCGGCCGCCAAGACCGGCACCGCGCAGTACCAGGACACCGGCCAGAACAAGGACGCCTGGATGGTGGGCTACACCCCGTCGATCTCCACCGCGGTGTGGGTCGGCAACGACAAGGGCGGCCCGATCACCAACGGCTGGGGCGGTCCCATCTACGGCTCCGGCGTCCCGTCGACCGTCTGGAAGCAGACGATGGACGGCGCGCTCGCGGACACCGACTACGAGTCCTTCCCGACCCCCGGCATGATCGGCGGCCAGGCGGGCGTCCCGGTCGAGACGCGCACCCGGACCTCGTCGACGGGCACCGGCTCGGCGTCGGCCTCCGCGGGCGAGAGCGGCTCCGCGACCCGCACGGTGCCGGGCCTGCCCGGCGTGCCGATGCCGACGTTCCCGTGGGACCCGACCACGACGCAGCCGGGCGGCCAGACCTACCCGGGGCAGCCCACCACGCGGCCCCGGCCGGGCGGCAACGGGACGGTCCCCGGTAACGGCGGCCGCACGGTCGCGCCGCGGGTGACGAACCCGGTGCCGTGA
- a CDS encoding AIM24 family protein → MFTKVNGKVVSIDLTRSGPVIARRGAMLFYTGNVFFQPHQIPGMGGGMGGALGGLAGMAGRMMQGEHEATMVAQGHGTVHYGFRGLEVEVVEMPQGGELRVEASRLLAYTQGLQASIVSTAASGGGGGGGFMGALRSAAGGMATGQGMFTTQLSGVGAAVILGHGGFITLQVAPNRPVTVDPQAFAAALGPVQTNLRSTVSLRNMGRTGGEAFQLDCTGQGVVYVQASEHRL, encoded by the coding sequence GTGTTCACCAAGGTCAACGGCAAGGTCGTGTCCATCGACCTCACGCGCTCCGGCCCCGTCATCGCCCGGCGCGGCGCGATGCTCTTCTACACCGGGAACGTCTTCTTCCAGCCGCACCAGATCCCGGGCATGGGCGGCGGCATGGGCGGCGCGCTCGGCGGACTCGCCGGGATGGCCGGCCGGATGATGCAGGGCGAGCACGAGGCGACGATGGTCGCGCAGGGGCACGGCACCGTGCACTACGGCTTCCGCGGCCTCGAGGTCGAAGTCGTCGAGATGCCGCAGGGCGGCGAGCTCCGCGTCGAGGCCTCCCGGCTCCTCGCGTACACGCAGGGCCTGCAGGCCTCGATCGTCTCCACCGCGGCGTCGGGCGGAGGCGGAGGGGGCGGCTTCATGGGCGCGCTGCGCTCCGCGGCGGGCGGCATGGCGACGGGGCAGGGCATGTTCACCACCCAGCTCAGCGGTGTGGGCGCCGCCGTCATCCTCGGGCACGGCGGCTTCATCACCCTGCAGGTCGCCCCGAACCGTCCGGTCACCGTCGACCCGCAGGCCTTCGCCGCGGCGCTCGGCCCGGTCCAGACCAACCTGCGCTCCACCGTGAGCCTGCGGAACATGGGCCGCACCGGCGGCGAGGCCTTCCAGCTCGACTGCACCGGCCAGGGTGTGGTCTACGTCCAAGCATCGGAGCACCGGCTGTGA
- a CDS encoding inositol-3-phosphate synthase: protein MTDNSTKVRVAIVGVGNCASSLVQGVHYYKDVADDATVPGLMHVKFGPYHVRDVEFVAAFDVDGKKVGFDLSDAINASENNTIKIADVPPTGVTVQRGHTLDGLGKYYRLTIEEAPGEGVDVVQALKDNEVDVLVSYLPVGSEEADKFYAQCAIDAGVAFVNALPVFIASDPEWAAKFRDAGVPIVGDDIKSQVGATITHRVMAKLFEDRGVTLDRTYQLNVGGNMDFKNMLERDRLESKKVSKTQAVTSNLNGPLAGKVHDKNVHIGPSDYVEWLDDRKWAYVRLEGRAFGDVPLNLEYKLEVWDSPNSAGIIIDAVRAAKIAKDRGIGGPVIPASAYLMKSPPEQIADDVARKQLEEFIIGAD, encoded by the coding sequence GTGACTGACAACTCCACCAAGGTGCGCGTCGCGATCGTCGGCGTGGGCAACTGCGCCTCGTCGCTCGTGCAGGGCGTGCACTACTACAAGGACGTGGCCGACGACGCCACCGTGCCGGGCCTCATGCACGTGAAGTTCGGCCCGTACCACGTGCGCGACGTCGAGTTCGTCGCCGCGTTCGACGTGGACGGCAAGAAGGTCGGCTTCGACCTCTCCGACGCGATCAACGCCTCCGAGAACAACACCATCAAGATCGCCGACGTGCCGCCCACCGGCGTCACCGTGCAGCGCGGCCACACCCTCGACGGCCTGGGCAAATACTACCGCCTCACCATTGAGGAGGCCCCGGGCGAGGGTGTCGACGTCGTGCAGGCGCTCAAGGACAACGAGGTCGACGTCCTCGTCTCCTACCTGCCCGTGGGCTCCGAGGAGGCCGACAAGTTCTACGCGCAGTGCGCCATCGACGCGGGCGTCGCCTTCGTCAACGCGCTGCCCGTCTTCATCGCCTCCGACCCCGAGTGGGCCGCGAAGTTCCGCGACGCGGGCGTCCCGATCGTCGGCGACGACATCAAGAGCCAGGTCGGCGCCACCATCACCCACCGCGTGATGGCGAAGCTGTTCGAGGACCGCGGCGTCACGCTGGACCGCACGTACCAGCTCAACGTCGGCGGCAACATGGACTTCAAGAACATGCTCGAGCGCGATCGCCTCGAGTCGAAGAAGGTCTCCAAGACGCAGGCCGTCACGTCGAACCTCAACGGCCCGCTCGCCGGCAAGGTGCACGACAAGAACGTGCACATCGGCCCGTCGGACTACGTCGAGTGGCTCGACGACCGCAAGTGGGCGTACGTGCGCCTCGAGGGCCGCGCCTTCGGCGACGTGCCGCTGAACCTGGAGTACAAGCTCGAGGTCTGGGACTCGCCCAACTCGGCCGGCATCATCATCGACGCCGTGCGCGCCGCGAAGATCGCCAAGGACCGCGGCATCGGCGGCCCCGTGATCCCCGCCTCGGCGTACCTGATGAAGTCCCCGCCCGAGCAGATCGCCGACGACGTCGCGCGCAAGCAGCTCGAGGAGTTCATCATCGGCGCGGACTAG
- a CDS encoding PadR family transcriptional regulator, translated as MLELAVLGLLHDSPMHGYEIRKRLTELLGPFRAFSYGSLYPALRRAQDAGYIAEEDGPGPSKRRARRVYGLTSAGKERFSALVADTGPQNYTDDGFGVHLAFFTATPAQARLRILEGRRRQVEERREELRRALAAGGTSETYTRQLHELGLETTEREVRWLNELIAAESRSDAKTDTD; from the coding sequence GTGCTCGAACTCGCAGTTCTGGGATTGCTGCACGACTCCCCCATGCACGGCTACGAGATCCGCAAGCGGCTGACGGAACTGCTGGGCCCGTTCCGCGCGTTCTCCTACGGATCGCTGTACCCCGCCCTGCGCCGCGCGCAGGACGCCGGGTACATCGCCGAGGAGGACGGACCGGGCCCGTCGAAGCGCCGCGCGCGCCGTGTCTACGGTCTGACCTCGGCCGGCAAGGAGCGGTTCTCCGCCCTGGTCGCCGACACCGGCCCGCAGAACTACACGGACGACGGGTTCGGCGTGCATCTCGCCTTCTTCACCGCCACCCCCGCCCAGGCCCGGCTGCGCATCCTCGAGGGTCGCCGCCGGCAGGTCGAGGAGCGGCGCGAAGAGCTCCGTCGGGCCCTCGCGGCCGGCGGTACCAGCGAGACGTACACGCGGCAGTTGCACGAGCTGGGACTGGAAACGACGGAGCGCGAGGTGCGGTGGCTCAACGAGCTGATCGCCGCCGAGTCCCGCTCCGACGCGAAGACCGACACCGACTGA
- a CDS encoding AIM24 family protein, which yields MSELDTVWNPHTLPAGGDNVPGNQYSYCIDLIKPWFLSKGAMIAHYGQMTFTSLQHGLQGQLLQMVAQQFSAPLYLGDYVVAEGHGKLIIGDRGNDINAYDLEDNGNLTIRAANLLAFEPNLSLQQSIVPGFVTLIGTGRFLASSNGQVMFVEPPVRVDPEALVGWADCPSPSHHYDQAWVSSFVAAAGRAFGVSSGEERQFDFTGSGTVLVQSSEKVLDDRHVVRNITGQLPGLSAGGLREINASVQQQLGQQQ from the coding sequence GTGAGCGAACTCGACACGGTGTGGAACCCGCACACCCTCCCGGCCGGCGGCGACAACGTTCCCGGGAACCAGTACTCGTACTGCATCGACCTGATCAAGCCCTGGTTCCTGTCCAAGGGCGCGATGATCGCCCACTACGGGCAGATGACCTTCACCTCGCTGCAGCACGGACTGCAGGGGCAGCTGCTGCAGATGGTCGCGCAGCAGTTCTCCGCGCCGCTCTACCTCGGTGACTACGTCGTGGCCGAGGGGCACGGCAAGCTCATCATCGGCGACCGCGGCAACGACATCAACGCCTACGACCTCGAGGACAACGGCAACCTGACGATCCGCGCCGCGAACCTCCTGGCCTTCGAGCCGAACCTGTCGCTGCAGCAGTCCATCGTGCCGGGCTTCGTCACGCTGATCGGCACCGGCCGGTTCCTCGCCTCGTCGAACGGGCAGGTCATGTTCGTCGAGCCGCCCGTGCGGGTCGACCCGGAGGCGCTCGTCGGCTGGGCCGACTGCCCGTCGCCGAGCCACCACTACGACCAGGCGTGGGTGAGCAGCTTCGTCGCGGCCGCCGGGCGGGCGTTCGGGGTCAGTTCGGGCGAGGAGCGGCAGTTCGACTTCACCGGCTCCGGCACGGTGCTCGTGCAGTCCAGTGAGAAGGTCCTCGACGACCGGCACGTGGTCCGCAACATCACGGGGCAGCTGCCCGGCCTCTCCGCCGGGGGCCTGCGCGAGATCAACGCGTCCGTCCAGCAGCAGCTGGGCCAGCAGCAGTAG